atctcaaaatttcCAGTCAAAGCTAAGATAAGGCCAGTGCAGAAGTACTCTACTTTGTACAGGAAAAGGGACGAGAAATCTAGATAGCCCCACACAACAACTTCAGAAAAGGACCAGAGATATTTTTTGTTCATAATCAATCTTTTGACTGAAAATCTTTAATTCTGTTTATTAGGGGGTACTTTTGTTCTTTTACCTTGTACGGTTTCCTCTAGCTAACTTGTATATATCACTGTCTCCTCCTCCCGGATTTTAATCACCACCAGCATTGCCAATTTGTTCTCTCTAAATTCTCCATCTCAGTTAGAAAATTAGGACGAGGCAGAAACAGAAACTCCTTCCTTTTGTTTATAACCAAAGACCCCCAAAACCTGTTGGTTCGTTTTGACCATGGATTTATCTACCATGGGAGACACCACTCTGAGCTTTTAAGGTcagctctctctttcttctcaacATCTGCTTGCATTCAgtctatttttctttccttttataTGAAATCAATTTGTTGTCCCCCATTTCGGAATTCTAATGATGGCTCGTTCCAAATTGCAGgtttatttgaagattttaatgAAATCGGTAAAATGAGAAAGCCACTCAAGGTCACTTAGTAATACCTCATCTGTTCtaaatttcttttttgtcttAAAACATACACTGTATTGTTTTCCTCTTCTTAGGTTTGTTTATGAATTAGTACCAGATATGTGATACTAATTAGTCATGTTCAGCAGGAGGAGTGTTTTTCACCAATGGTTTTATCAGCTCCAACAGTGGCAAGCAGTGAAGTGGTGCTTTCCCCCACTGTAAGGTGGTATGGAACTTTGGATGTATCACACTTGATGTGCGGCACTAAAGAAAGCAAGAAAGTATGTTTTACGGCCCAAGTATTGCGTGGATTATTAAAATGTTCGTTTGAGCTTTGAGGATTATTAAAGGAGTGTTTGTTAAGATTGTGGAGTGAATTGGTAAATGTATGTGATTTGCTTTTGTGTTGATGCGGCAAATAGagtgctgattttttttttttttttttttttgtggatgtTTGATTGGTGCTGAAAGTTAAAAGATTTTCAATGGAATAGAATTGCTTCTGCTGCATGTCTTAACTTCTATCTGTGCTTTTTAGCTTTGGGGTTGATTAGTGCTGAAAGTTACAAACTCTGTATTTTTGTTCTCTTCCTGGTTCAGATTCatttatggattttgatgttgatgaAATACAGCTGCAGCATCCATCTGCCTTGGCCATGTTTGAGCAAATCATTGGAGCTTCCCAAGGCAAGCAAATAGTCATGTTTCTTGACTACGATGGCACTCTTTCGCCCATAGTCGAAGACCCAGATCGAGCTTTCATGTCTGATTCTGTAAGAGCTCCATTCTTAGCTCTGTTCACTGTAATTTTTTCGCTCTCTCCAAATCTGTATCTAAACTTTACCATGTCAAAATACAGATGAGGAAGACGGTGAAAAATCTTGCTAGTGAGTGGAAGATGCAGAGACAAGGTACATTTATTTTCAAGTTGTTTGCAGTCACTTCTACAAAATTAACTATTTATGTGCTTGAATTAATGGTGTattgttctatttttttttttttttttttttttttttttttttttttttttttttaaggagaaagggattaggcgatattagttcctcggagACAGACAATGTAGGGCacaagtcccaccctcaaacccgaaggtgaagggtctgccccactctgggaacccaccgcccgtcccccaactcaatttattaataataaagaagaaaaatacatcgtccaagagataaaacaaaattaacagcgaaataaaagagagggaaacttcCCCCTCatgaacaaatctacaaaaagaaaaaatcagccACATAAGTGAAAACTGGACACACGAAATACGCCAGAATTTTGGTTGCGCCTGCATGTAGATGCATATGAAGCTAACTTTGCGCACGACCTCCTGGGAAAAAAAGCCTCTGAGAAGGAGCGGGCAAGAAAGGCAGACGAACATAATCATCTCAGCAACCTGTGAAGCGATAATTTGGGAGTCCCAAAAAATCCGCCTGCAAGTACCTGTGAAGCTCTGCAGGAGGGCTAGGATACCAAGTAAATGAGTGTTTTGAAACACCTAAGTTTGCCATCTTATCTGCAGCTACATTCCCTTCCCTAAAAATATGAGATCTACGAAATTGCATTTGCTGAATGTTCTTCAAGCAGTTTTGCCATCTAACTCTCAAGTCCCATGGAGGAGAGAAAGAGTTGGAGGAAAGAGATGCTAAAACACTAATAGAATCACTTTCCAACCACAGAGTAGTCCAACCTCTAGTGAAAGCAACTTCAATAGACACAATAACAGCATAAAGTTCAGCATAAAAGGAAGAATTGCAACCCAGAGGTTGGCAAAAACTCCCTAAATAAACCCCAGAAGCATCGCGAAAAACTCCTCCACAAGCTGCAGGACCAGGATTACCTTTCGCCAGACCATCAGTGTTAACTTTAACCCAAGGAGGGAGGGGGGGATGCCATAGGACACGTTGAATCTTGGGCGCTTTACGAGGCTTGGGGCACACCCCAAGGGAAGAGAGAAGGCGGGAATCCAGGACGCCTTTATAGTAACCAGGAACAAGAGAACCGAATTGCCGAATCCATGCCATAATTGAACAACACAGTGTAGAAAAAATAGGGGAGCGATTATCAAACCTGAGTCTATTTCGCGCCTTCCAAATTTCCATGAAAGTAAGCAAACCAGCTGCCAACCACAAATTATAAAGCTGAGGGGAAAAACCCTTGTGACAAAAGCCAACCCAAAAATCCAACAGAGAGTCATAAGCAGGAAATGAGGTTCCAAACTGAGTTGCCAGCCATCCCCAAAGATGTTGGGAGAAAGGGCAGTGTAAAAATAAGTGTAAAGCTGACTCTGCCGAACTGCTGCATAATTGGCAGATGGACACAATCGGAATCCCACCTCTTTTCAGCCGATCATCAGTGGGCAAGCGATCTAAGAGAATCCTCCAAGCCAAGAAAGAAAAACGCGGAGGAATGAAGGAATGCCAAATAGTAGAAGCCCAGTCTCTCAAAATAAAGTGTCGTCTAAGCAAGTTGTAAGAATCAGCGAAGGATAACTCTCCAGAGGCTGTAGACTCCCAAATGAGCATATCAGGTTCAGTGTCTAAAGGGAGACAGATATCAGAAATTTTCCTGTACAAGTCTGGAAAGGTATCTAGGAAAAAAGAGGGAAACTGCCAAGAATGATCAGAGATGAAATCAGCCACACGAAGATCACTGAATCCTGACCAGTCGAAAAAACCCAACATTTCCAAAATTGGATCTTGAAGCCATTTATCTTTCCAAAATGACACTGAACGACCATCTCCAATGATCCAACGACAATTGTGGGTGATATGAAGAGCAATAGAGCGGAAACCTGGCCAGATTGAGGATTTGCGGTAGCTCACTTTGGAACTAGATAATAAAGGATAACGAGTTCGCATATAATCACCCCATTGGGTCAAAGAAGTGAAAGAGTTCCATGCAAACCTTAAAACAGCTGCCGAATTAAGAGTTGCCAGGTCACGAATACCCACCCCGCCCTCTTTTTTCGGAGCACAAACTTGAGTCCAAGTAACAGTGACAATTTTCCGAGTCTCGATATTTCCAGACCATATAAAATTACGCGCCCATGTAGATAACTTCTTCACAAGGTATGCAGGCCATTGATACACAGAAAAACTATGGAGAAGCATACTTTGAAAAACAGATTGCACAAGTTGAGTGCGTCCAGCCATAGAAAGAAGCCTCCCCTGCCAACCCATTAACCTTGACTTAGCTCTATCGGCAATAACTTGGAGATGGCAGCTGCGGGGTTTTCCACAAAAAATAGGAACTCCCAGATAGATAAAAGGTAGGCGCCCTGCATGAAAACCCAATATACGTTGAACTGTACCTTTCCTGTGACGAGACCTAGCTCCAAGATAGAAAGTGCTTTTATCCGCATTAATGAATTGCCCTGAAGCTGCACTATAACGGTCAAAAAACCCACGCAGCCGTTTAAGAGAGTTTTTGTCCCCACGACAAAACACCATGAGGTCGTCTGCATATAACACATGAGACGGTGCAGTGCATTTCCTGGGAAAAGATATTGGCTTCAATTGACGGGTTTGGAGAAGTAAGTGAAGGCCCCGGCTAAGAGCCTCCTCAGCAAGACAGAATAAAAGTGGAGAAAGGGGATCTCCTTGTCTAACACCACGAGAACACGTAAAGAAACCTTGAGGAGAGCCattgattaaaagagatagtcTTGCTGAGTGAAGAATAGAG
Above is a genomic segment from Rosa chinensis cultivar Old Blush chromosome 3, RchiOBHm-V2, whole genome shotgun sequence containing:
- the LOC112193972 gene encoding probable trehalose-phosphate phosphatase H isoform X2, producing the protein MRKPLKEECFSPMVLSAPTVASSEVVLSPTVRWYGTLDVSHLMCGTKESKKLQHPSALAMFEQIIGASQGKQIVMFLDYDGTLSPIVEDPDRAFMSDSMRKTVKNLASEWKMQRQGIRRY
- the LOC112193972 gene encoding probable trehalose-phosphate phosphatase H isoform X1, which codes for MRKPLKEECFSPMVLSAPTVASSEVVLSPTVRWYGTLDVSHLMCGTKESKKLQHPSALAMFEQIIGASQGKQIVMFLDYDGTLSPIVEDPDRAFMSDSMRKTVKNLASEWKMQRQGLRILMKSVE
- the LOC112193972 gene encoding probable trehalose-phosphate phosphatase H isoform X3; this encodes MRKPLKEECFSPMVLSAPTVASSEVVLSPTVRWYGTLDVSHLMCGTKESKKLQHPSALAMFEQIIGASQGKQIVMFLDYDGTLSPIVEDPDRAFMSDSMRKTVKNLASEWKMQRQGERD